The Winogradskyella schleiferi genome has a window encoding:
- a CDS encoding deoxyguanosinetriphosphate triphosphohydrolase, with protein sequence MNWEQLLSLKRFGDTNKRLRKEQDETRLGFEVDYDRIIFSSEFRGLQDKTQVVPLSKTDFVHTRLTHSLEVSVVGRSLGRKVGQLLLKKHPHLENVHGYRMNDFGAIVAAAALAHDIGNPPFGHSGEKAIGAYFKEGKGAEFKKHLTKKEYQDLCDFEGNANGFKILTESRAGREGGLRLSYATLGAFTKYPKESLPTRPTNHIVDKKYGFFQSEKQMFEEVATELGLIKRHEDDLSYQRHPLAFLVEAADDICYTIIDFEDGINLGLIQEEYALEYLINLVRGKIITKNYNALNTTEDRISYLRALAIGTLIDEAASLFMTHEDAILEGKFETALLEVSQYKAQITDIINLSIKNVYRSKEVINKEIAGYEILNQLLRAFGKMAYHYFEDTMSSYDKLLLNSLPETVKLCNDSLYQNLLAVCLYISKLSDTNAMLLHKKLQGQIL encoded by the coding sequence ATGAACTGGGAACAATTACTCTCACTAAAACGCTTTGGCGACACCAATAAAAGACTGAGAAAGGAACAAGACGAAACACGTTTGGGCTTTGAAGTCGATTACGATCGAATCATATTCTCTTCTGAGTTTAGAGGCCTTCAAGATAAAACCCAAGTAGTGCCTTTGTCTAAAACCGATTTTGTACACACGCGCCTAACCCACAGTTTGGAAGTGAGTGTCGTTGGTCGTTCTTTAGGAAGAAAAGTAGGACAGTTATTGCTGAAAAAACATCCGCATTTAGAAAATGTCCACGGTTATAGAATGAATGATTTCGGAGCGATTGTCGCTGCTGCTGCATTGGCCCATGATATAGGGAATCCGCCTTTTGGCCATTCTGGAGAAAAAGCCATCGGAGCTTATTTTAAAGAGGGCAAAGGTGCCGAATTCAAGAAGCACTTAACCAAAAAGGAATATCAAGATTTATGCGATTTTGAAGGCAATGCTAATGGTTTTAAAATTTTGACAGAAAGTAGAGCAGGCAGAGAAGGCGGCTTAAGGTTGAGTTATGCGACATTGGGAGCGTTTACTAAATATCCGAAAGAATCCTTACCGACAAGACCAACCAACCATATTGTAGATAAAAAATATGGCTTTTTTCAAAGTGAAAAACAAATGTTTGAAGAGGTCGCGACAGAATTGGGCTTAATAAAAAGACATGAGGATGATCTCAGTTACCAAAGACACCCATTAGCCTTTTTAGTGGAAGCGGCAGATGATATTTGTTATACCATTATAGATTTTGAAGACGGCATTAATTTAGGATTGATACAAGAAGAATATGCTTTGGAATATTTAATCAACTTAGTGCGAGGTAAAATTATTACCAAAAATTACAATGCGTTAAACACAACTGAAGATCGTATTAGCTATCTACGTGCACTTGCTATTGGAACGTTAATTGATGAAGCTGCGTCGTTATTTATGACACATGAAGACGCCATTTTAGAAGGCAAATTTGAAACGGCTTTGTTAGAGGTTAGTCAGTATAAAGCGCAAATAACAGATATTATCAATCTGAGTATAAAAAATGTTTACCGTTCTAAAGAAGTCATTAATAAGGAAATTGCTGGTTATGAAATTTTGAATCAACTATTAAGGGCGTTCGGTAAAATGGCCTACCATTATTTTGAAGATACCATGTCTAGTTACGATAAATTATTGCTCAATAGTCTTCCGGAAACCGTAAAACTTTGCAATGATTCGTTATATCAAAACCTATTAGCTGTATGTCTCTATATTTCCAAATTATCAGATACCAATGCTATGTTATTGCATAAGAAATTACAAGGTCAGATTTTATAA
- a CDS encoding 1-deoxy-D-xylulose-5-phosphate synthase: MKETLLKHINLPKDLRQLKPEDLPQLAQELRHFIINIVATKEGHLGASLGVVELTIALHYVFNTPKDELIWDVGHQAYGHKILTGRKDIFETNRQLHGISGFPKRSESEYDAFGVGHSSTSISAALGMAIASQLKGQDKHHIAVIGDASIASGMAFEGLNHAGVTEANLLVILNDNAIGIDPSVGALKQYLTNVKKGTEKQDNIFEALNFNYSGPIDGHDLPLLLSELKRLKTVKGPKFLHIITTKGKGLKQAELDQVKYHAPGKFDANTGEIPIKSGTNQPPKFQDVFGETIVELALKNERIIGITPAMPTGSSLKYMMEVMPERAFDVGIAEQHAVTLAAGMATQGMIPFCNIYSTFLQRAYDQVIHDVALQNLPVIFCLDRAGLVGEDGATHHGVFDLAYLNCVPNLVIFAPSNAIALRNIMYTVQLGIDFPIAIRYPRGRGHLLDWKMPYETIDIGKGHCIKKGTEIAILSIGTLLKNVSDAIDSLDQKDAVGCYDMQFVKPLDEALLHEVFSSYKAIITIEDGTIIGGFASSILAFANAHNYAQSIITLGIEDKFIEHGSVNQLQHLQQLDTLSIKKRIDDLFFVLNNS, translated from the coding sequence GTGAAAGAAACACTTCTAAAACATATCAACCTTCCAAAAGATCTACGTCAACTAAAACCAGAAGACTTACCTCAACTTGCCCAAGAATTACGTCATTTTATCATTAATATAGTTGCCACAAAAGAAGGACATTTAGGCGCAAGTCTTGGTGTTGTAGAGTTGACTATTGCTTTGCACTATGTTTTCAATACGCCTAAAGATGAATTAATTTGGGATGTTGGCCACCAAGCCTATGGTCATAAAATACTTACTGGTCGTAAGGACATATTTGAAACCAATCGACAGCTCCATGGTATTAGTGGATTTCCAAAACGAAGTGAAAGTGAGTATGATGCCTTTGGAGTCGGCCATTCATCCACCTCAATTTCTGCAGCTTTAGGAATGGCAATCGCATCACAACTTAAAGGCCAGGACAAACACCATATTGCTGTGATTGGTGATGCTTCCATTGCTAGCGGAATGGCTTTTGAAGGTTTAAATCATGCAGGCGTTACGGAGGCTAATTTATTGGTGATCCTGAATGACAATGCCATTGGTATTGACCCAAGCGTTGGAGCGTTAAAACAATATTTGACCAACGTAAAAAAAGGGACTGAAAAACAAGATAATATTTTTGAAGCTCTGAATTTTAATTATTCTGGCCCAATTGATGGTCATGATTTACCGTTATTATTGTCAGAATTAAAACGCCTAAAAACCGTAAAAGGTCCAAAGTTTTTGCACATTATTACCACAAAAGGTAAGGGTTTGAAACAAGCAGAATTAGACCAAGTAAAATATCATGCACCTGGTAAATTTGATGCAAATACTGGCGAAATACCAATAAAATCTGGCACCAACCAGCCACCAAAATTTCAAGATGTATTTGGTGAAACCATAGTGGAATTGGCTTTAAAAAATGAAAGAATCATAGGAATCACGCCGGCAATGCCAACTGGAAGTTCCTTAAAATATATGATGGAAGTGATGCCAGAGCGTGCTTTCGATGTTGGCATTGCTGAGCAACATGCTGTTACATTGGCTGCAGGCATGGCAACCCAAGGTATGATTCCGTTTTGCAATATCTATTCTACATTTTTACAGCGTGCTTATGATCAAGTGATCCACGATGTGGCTTTACAGAATTTACCGGTAATTTTTTGTTTAGACAGAGCAGGATTGGTTGGCGAAGATGGCGCTACTCATCATGGCGTTTTTGATTTGGCGTATCTTAATTGCGTTCCCAATTTAGTGATTTTTGCGCCGAGTAATGCCATTGCACTTCGGAATATAATGTACACGGTTCAATTAGGCATTGATTTTCCAATTGCGATCCGTTACCCAAGAGGGCGAGGTCATTTATTGGATTGGAAAATGCCTTATGAAACCATTGATATAGGAAAAGGGCATTGCATTAAAAAAGGTACTGAAATCGCGATCCTTTCTATAGGTACACTATTGAAAAACGTTAGCGATGCGATTGATTCTTTGGATCAAAAAGATGCTGTAGGGTGCTACGATATGCAATTCGTAAAACCCTTAGATGAAGCATTATTGCATGAGGTATTTTCCTCTTACAAAGCCATTATAACTATTGAAGATGGTACTATAATCGGTGGCTTCGCATCATCAATCTTAGCGTTTGCAAATGCCCATAACTATGCGCAATCCATAATAACTTTAGGTATTGAAGATAAATTTATTGAGCATGGATCAGTTAACCAATTACAGCATCTGCAACAATTGGATACATTATCCATAAAAAAGCGAATTGATGATTTATTCTTCGTTCTCAACAATAGCTAA
- a CDS encoding energy transducer TonB, with the protein MKSYFSISIPNPCHEDWIKMTPNEKGRFCQSCSKSVIDFTQMPQQTIEAYLVANNRKKICGRFKVSQLEQIRIEIPQHIIQQETSFHKLFLLVLLIVMGTSLLNCSDQNGNTKKIDAVEVTSTHKVKSNQLPKITASKIMIDSTKTMTIPNPQKSIKIHEIPVSHITGDIIEVNASNIKPLDSTLVDEHRNKPTEEIVFGHVIQEVAEFINTPDSLSRSEKKEYLSSHISKIVTDNFNIEVAKKLGLKGKQRFFTQFKIDENGYVKDIKIRKSSNIELENEAIRVINLLPQFKPAKQGMKNVAAIYTLPITFLIED; encoded by the coding sequence ATGAAATCCTATTTCTCCATCTCAATTCCAAATCCATGCCATGAAGACTGGATCAAAATGACTCCGAATGAAAAAGGTCGCTTTTGTCAATCGTGCTCAAAGTCAGTCATTGATTTTACACAAATGCCACAACAAACCATTGAGGCCTATTTAGTTGCTAATAATCGAAAAAAAATATGTGGTCGATTTAAGGTCTCACAATTAGAACAAATTCGAATTGAAATACCTCAACACATCATTCAGCAAGAAACAAGTTTTCATAAGTTATTTCTTTTAGTATTGCTGATAGTTATGGGAACTTCACTATTAAATTGTTCTGACCAAAATGGTAATACTAAGAAAATTGATGCTGTTGAAGTTACTTCTACTCATAAAGTCAAGTCCAATCAGCTTCCAAAAATTACAGCGTCAAAAATTATGATTGATTCTACTAAAACCATGACCATTCCAAATCCACAAAAATCCATTAAGATTCATGAAATTCCAGTTTCTCATATAACAGGTGATATTATTGAAGTTAACGCTTCAAATATTAAACCCTTAGATTCGACCTTAGTGGATGAGCATAGAAATAAGCCTACGGAAGAAATAGTTTTTGGACATGTAATCCAAGAAGTTGCAGAATTCATAAATACACCAGATTCATTATCTAGATCAGAAAAAAAAGAATATTTATCTAGTCACATTTCAAAAATCGTTACGGATAATTTTAATATTGAAGTTGCAAAAAAACTTGGCTTAAAAGGTAAACAACGTTTTTTTACTCAGTTTAAAATCGATGAAAATGGCTATGTAAAAGATATTAAAATAAGAAAATCCTCCAATATAGAATTAGAAAATGAAGCAATTAGAGTGATTAATCTATTGCCACAATTTAAACCTGCAAAACAAGGCATGAAAAATGTAGCTGCTATTTATACTTTACCAATTACATTTTTAATCGAAGACTAA
- a CDS encoding nucleoside deaminase: MINPFDDTYFMKKALQEAEVAFEKGEIPVGAVIVVENRIIARTHNLTELLNDVTAHAEMQAITSAANFLGGKYLNKCTLYVTLEPCQMCAGALYWSQISKIVYGASDTQRGFKTMGTKLHPKTEVVNGVLAAEASALLKRFFIEKRNLN; the protein is encoded by the coding sequence ATGATAAACCCGTTTGACGATACTTATTTTATGAAAAAAGCACTCCAGGAAGCAGAAGTAGCTTTTGAAAAAGGTGAAATTCCTGTTGGAGCAGTAATTGTTGTAGAAAATAGAATTATTGCCAGAACACACAACCTTACGGAATTACTTAACGATGTCACTGCACATGCAGAAATGCAAGCCATCACCTCTGCAGCCAATTTTTTGGGAGGGAAATATTTGAATAAATGCACCTTATACGTCACTTTAGAGCCTTGTCAAATGTGTGCTGGAGCTTTGTATTGGAGTCAGATTTCGAAGATAGTTTATGGCGCTTCAGATACGCAAAGAGGATTTAAAACCATGGGCACTAAATTGCATCCTAAAACCGAAGTTGTAAATGGAGTTTTAGCAGCGGAAGCTTCGGCACTACTTAAACGCTTCTTTATTGAAAAGCGTAATTTGAATTGA
- a CDS encoding DUF6252 family protein — protein sequence MKKLILLSLVFLTVFSCGDEVQFNSPAFQGTLNNQPWRAQAFSASIDDSGFLTITGINNAQTLELFLPSATVGVYNLGDVESMEARFTGADGTVYSTNNPNGSLYPDYGEIRLNEIIDNTFTGTFRFNAYSASGNVINFTGTTNEGTELNPIYGGIFYKVPLFSGAIPANPIVCDDVEILAEEALVVYQATFSTSLEFINRAAYEAACSNYIAALNTQRNYCGDVEGVIQTSIDDLNACAFPCEYATENAVEAESQLTNATIGNYNEKCAQYLLYLQEQIQICGDEDGSIQMEINTLDCADDDDDGVPNVFEDFNGDGDKTNDDTDSDGIANYLDNDDDGDGILTQFEAVDEDGNPVDTDGDLDVDYLDNDDDGDGILTINENADPNGDGNPDDAVDTDGDGVPDYLQA from the coding sequence ATGAAAAAACTAATCCTCTTATCTCTTGTTTTTCTTACGGTATTCAGTTGTGGCGATGAAGTGCAATTTAATTCTCCTGCGTTTCAAGGCACGCTTAACAATCAGCCATGGAGAGCTCAAGCATTTTCTGCAAGTATAGACGACTCTGGTTTTTTAACTATAACGGGAATAAATAATGCTCAAACCTTAGAGCTGTTTTTACCTTCCGCAACCGTTGGTGTCTATAATTTAGGTGATGTAGAATCTATGGAAGCAAGATTTACAGGAGCTGATGGTACGGTCTACTCTACAAATAATCCTAATGGATCATTATATCCTGACTATGGAGAAATAAGACTTAACGAAATTATAGATAATACATTTACTGGGACCTTTCGTTTTAATGCTTACAGTGCATCTGGTAATGTTATTAATTTTACAGGAACAACTAATGAAGGTACAGAACTGAATCCTATTTATGGAGGCATATTTTATAAAGTGCCTTTGTTTTCTGGTGCTATTCCAGCAAACCCTATAGTATGTGACGATGTGGAAATACTTGCTGAAGAAGCGTTAGTGGTTTACCAAGCTACATTTTCTACAAGTTTAGAGTTTATAAATAGAGCAGCTTATGAAGCTGCTTGTAGTAATTACATAGCCGCATTGAATACACAGCGCAATTATTGCGGAGATGTTGAAGGCGTTATACAAACCTCGATAGATGATTTAAATGCTTGTGCGTTTCCTTGTGAGTATGCCACAGAAAATGCGGTTGAAGCGGAATCGCAATTAACTAATGCAACCATTGGGAATTACAATGAAAAATGTGCGCAATATTTACTTTATTTACAAGAACAAATTCAGATTTGCGGTGATGAAGATGGAAGTATTCAAATGGAAATCAATACCTTAGACTGCGCGGATGATGATGATGACGGCGTGCCTAATGTTTTTGAAGATTTCAATGGTGATGGCGATAAAACTAACGACGATACGGATAGTGATGGTATTGCCAATTATTTGGATAATGATGATGATGGCGATGGTATATTAACACAATTTGAAGCTGTCGATGAAGATGGTAACCCAGTAGACACGGATGGCGATTTGGATGTTGACTATTTAGATAATGACGATGATGGTGATGGTATTTTGACAATAAACGAAAATGCCGATCCAAATGGAGACGGGAATCCGGATGATGCTGTTGATACGGATGGCGATGGCGTTCCAGATTATTTACAGGCATAA
- a CDS encoding ferritin-like domain-containing protein, with translation MKYTEEISNKLNELLIKNYDAEKGYLNAIDNVESKNLKMFFKRRASERSEFAKELRTEILQYGEIPEDSGSFKGTMHRNWMSLKSTFSSNNEEAILEEAIRGEEESLEVYNDLIKERNLPPSIDSLLIKHKNAIQAAINTEKVHEELVS, from the coding sequence ATGAAGTATACAGAAGAAATTTCAAATAAATTAAATGAGCTATTAATCAAAAATTACGATGCTGAAAAAGGGTATCTAAATGCTATTGATAATGTCGAAAGTAAAAATCTTAAAATGTTTTTTAAAAGAAGAGCTTCTGAACGAAGCGAATTTGCTAAAGAACTAAGAACTGAAATCTTACAATATGGAGAAATCCCAGAAGATTCAGGAAGCTTTAAAGGCACAATGCATAGAAATTGGATGAGTTTAAAATCAACTTTTAGTTCTAATAATGAAGAGGCGATTTTAGAGGAAGCCATAAGAGGTGAAGAGGAAAGTTTAGAAGTCTATAATGATTTAATTAAAGAGCGGAACTTACCACCAAGTATAGATAGCCTATTGATAAAGCATAAAAATGCTATACAAGCGGCAATCAATACTGAGAAAGTACACGAAGAATTAGTATCGTAA
- the dnaE gene encoding DNA polymerase III subunit alpha produces the protein MYLIFDTETTGLPKRWDAPITDTDNWPRCIQIAWQLHDAMGNCIEHQDYLVQPKGFNIPYDAEKIHGISTELAQEQGVPLSEVLEKFNLALSRTKFVVGQNVTFDLNIMGAEFVRENVANPLQELPVLDTCTEHTAELCQLPGGRYGKFKLPTLTELHQYLFNKPFAEAHNATADVEATTRCFLELIRRKQYTKEQLDVQPDYFEKFTQENPAEIQLIGLKHINLKRESAKINARLQKEQSEAVTTTIDKEAASQIKEVDFVHLHNHSQFSILQSTISIKDLVAAAAKENMPAVALTDHGNMMGAFHFVSAVSNHNKGVKAQHKQAKEAGLEKKGRLIKPIIGCEFFVCENHEDKTRKDNGYQIVLMAKNKKGYHNLAKLSSAAFTDGFYYVPRIDKKLIEQYKEDLICLTGNLYGEVPSKVLNVGENQAEEALLWWKDTFQDDLYVELMRHDQEDENRVNPVLIQLAKKHDVKLVATNNTYYVEQENANAHDILLCVKDGEKQATPIGRGRGYRYGLPNQEYYFKSSEEMKALFRDVPEAIVNIQEVVDKIEPYELARDVLLPAFDIPDEFKHDDDLKDEGKRGENAYLRHLTYEGAKKRYGEITPEIAERLDFELSVIENTGYPGYFLIVEDFIREARKMDVSVGPGRGSAAGSVVAYCLWITNIDPIKYDLLFERFLNPDRVSMPDIDIDFDDEGRGRVMDYVIEKYGSNQVAQIITYGTMAAKSSIRDTARVLDLPLNEADHIAKLIPLMSKLGKIFGLDEKELAKKFRAEDLEKINELLNISDGEDLQAETINQARILEGSVRNTGIHACGVIITPGDITNYVPVSLAKDSDLYVTQFDNSVVESAGLLKMDFLGLKTLTLIKDTVKIVKAKHDIDLDPDSFPLDDEKTYELFQRGETVGVFQYESPGMQKHMKNLKPTVFDDLIAMNALYRPGPMEYIPSFIARKHGDEEIDYDLPEMEEYLKETYGITVYQEQVMLLSQKLADFTKGEADVLRKAMGKKQIAVLDKMKPKFIEQASAKGLDAKKLEKIWKDWEAFASYAFNKSHSTCYAWIAYQTAYLKAHYPAEYMAAVLSNNMNDIKSVTFFMEECKRMRLPVLGPSVNESYYKFSVNKDNAVRFGMGAIKGVGHGAVKTIVENRKEDGNYKSIFDLAKRIDLRAANKKAFEGLANAGGFDCFADTHRAQYFAHDGDGITFLEKAVKYGAKHQENENSAQVSLFGEASDVQIAEPVVPPCEDWGTMEKLSREREVVGIYISGHPLDDFSIEMKTFCNGVVAHFNNLEAIVNKEVTFGGVVTDVQHRVSKQGKGWAIFTIEDYTDSHEFRIFGEDYLKFRHFFVINSFVYVRAFVREGWVNRDTGKKGDPRIQFNSFQLLHDVMDTYAKKLSIQLNIRDLEQDTISVLYDLIKFHEGSQTLNFVVYDNAEKIKVQMPSRKNKVKISQELLDGLKEHDVMYKLN, from the coding sequence ATGTACTTAATATTCGATACCGAAACCACAGGATTACCAAAACGATGGGATGCACCAATTACAGATACCGATAATTGGCCAAGATGTATCCAAATTGCATGGCAGTTGCATGATGCAATGGGAAATTGCATCGAGCATCAAGATTATTTGGTGCAACCAAAAGGTTTCAATATTCCCTATGATGCTGAAAAAATCCACGGGATTTCAACCGAATTAGCCCAAGAACAAGGCGTACCATTGTCCGAAGTTTTAGAGAAATTCAATCTCGCCTTGTCCAGAACAAAATTTGTTGTCGGACAAAATGTAACCTTCGATCTGAATATTATGGGAGCCGAGTTTGTGCGTGAAAACGTCGCAAACCCACTTCAAGAATTACCTGTTTTAGATACCTGTACGGAACATACCGCAGAATTATGCCAATTGCCTGGTGGACGTTATGGAAAGTTTAAGCTTCCAACGCTTACCGAATTACATCAATACTTATTCAATAAACCATTTGCCGAAGCGCACAATGCCACAGCCGATGTTGAAGCCACTACACGTTGCTTTTTAGAATTAATACGACGAAAGCAATACACCAAGGAACAGCTCGATGTTCAGCCTGATTATTTTGAAAAGTTTACACAAGAAAATCCTGCTGAAATCCAACTTATCGGCTTAAAACATATTAATCTTAAGAGGGAAAGTGCTAAAATCAATGCCAGACTTCAAAAAGAACAATCCGAAGCGGTCACGACAACTATTGATAAGGAAGCGGCATCGCAAATAAAAGAGGTTGATTTTGTGCATCTGCATAACCATTCCCAATTTTCAATATTACAATCCACAATTAGTATTAAGGATTTAGTAGCTGCTGCAGCCAAAGAAAATATGCCAGCCGTGGCGTTGACGGATCATGGTAATATGATGGGCGCTTTTCATTTTGTAAGTGCGGTTTCTAATCATAATAAAGGCGTCAAAGCACAACACAAGCAAGCCAAAGAAGCAGGCTTGGAAAAAAAAGGGAGACTAATAAAGCCAATTATTGGTTGTGAATTCTTTGTCTGCGAAAATCACGAAGACAAAACCCGAAAAGATAATGGGTATCAAATTGTGCTCATGGCTAAGAATAAAAAAGGCTATCACAATTTGGCAAAACTGTCCTCTGCCGCTTTTACTGATGGATTTTACTACGTTCCTAGAATCGACAAAAAACTTATTGAACAATACAAAGAAGATTTAATTTGTTTAACGGGAAACCTTTATGGTGAAGTGCCAAGTAAGGTGTTGAATGTTGGTGAAAATCAAGCTGAAGAAGCCTTGCTATGGTGGAAAGACACCTTTCAAGACGACTTATATGTTGAGTTGATGCGTCACGATCAGGAAGATGAAAATCGTGTGAATCCTGTGTTAATTCAGTTAGCTAAAAAGCACGATGTTAAATTAGTAGCAACCAACAATACTTATTATGTAGAGCAAGAAAACGCTAATGCTCACGATATTTTATTGTGTGTAAAAGATGGCGAAAAACAAGCGACACCAATTGGTCGTGGTCGTGGTTATCGTTATGGATTACCAAACCAAGAGTATTATTTTAAGTCTTCGGAAGAAATGAAGGCGTTGTTTAGGGATGTGCCTGAAGCGATTGTGAATATCCAAGAGGTCGTAGATAAGATTGAACCTTACGAGTTGGCTCGTGATGTATTGTTGCCGGCATTCGACATTCCAGATGAATTTAAACATGATGACGATTTAAAGGATGAAGGCAAACGAGGTGAAAATGCCTATTTAAGACATTTAACCTACGAAGGTGCAAAAAAACGCTATGGAGAGATCACACCAGAAATTGCAGAACGTCTCGATTTTGAGTTAAGTGTTATTGAAAATACCGGTTATCCTGGTTACTTCCTAATTGTAGAGGATTTTATTCGCGAAGCTAGAAAGATGGATGTGTCCGTTGGTCCTGGTCGTGGTTCGGCAGCCGGTTCTGTGGTGGCTTATTGTCTGTGGATTACCAATATCGATCCTATTAAGTACGATTTACTTTTTGAGCGTTTCCTAAATCCAGATCGTGTCAGTATGCCAGATATCGATATCGACTTTGATGATGAAGGTCGTGGTCGCGTTATGGATTATGTGATTGAAAAATATGGTTCCAATCAAGTGGCACAAATTATTACATACGGTACCATGGCGGCCAAATCGTCGATTAGGGATACAGCCAGAGTTTTGGATTTACCCTTAAATGAAGCCGACCATATCGCCAAATTAATTCCGCTGATGTCTAAACTCGGAAAGATTTTTGGTTTGGATGAAAAGGAACTCGCCAAGAAATTTAGGGCTGAAGATTTGGAGAAAATCAATGAATTGCTCAATATTTCTGATGGTGAAGATTTACAGGCCGAGACCATCAACCAAGCCAGAATTTTGGAAGGTTCGGTTCGTAATACGGGAATTCATGCCTGTGGTGTAATTATTACGCCAGGTGATATTACCAATTATGTACCTGTGTCTTTGGCTAAGGATTCCGATCTATATGTGACCCAATTTGATAACTCTGTCGTTGAAAGTGCTGGCTTGTTGAAAATGGATTTCTTGGGATTAAAAACCTTGACGCTGATTAAGGATACCGTTAAAATTGTAAAGGCGAAACACGATATAGATTTAGATCCTGATAGTTTTCCACTTGATGATGAAAAAACATACGAACTTTTCCAACGCGGCGAAACCGTTGGTGTATTTCAGTATGAATCGCCTGGCATGCAAAAGCACATGAAGAATTTGAAACCAACGGTTTTTGATGATTTAATTGCCATGAATGCACTTTATCGTCCAGGTCCAATGGAATATATTCCGAGTTTTATTGCGCGGAAACATGGAGATGAGGAGATAGATTACGATTTGCCAGAAATGGAAGAATATCTCAAGGAAACCTACGGTATTACGGTGTATCAAGAGCAAGTGATGTTGCTGTCCCAAAAATTAGCTGATTTTACCAAAGGTGAAGCCGATGTTTTGAGAAAAGCGATGGGTAAAAAGCAGATTGCGGTTTTGGATAAGATGAAACCAAAATTTATTGAGCAGGCAAGTGCCAAAGGATTAGATGCCAAAAAACTTGAGAAAATCTGGAAGGATTGGGAAGCCTTTGCAAGTTATGCCTTTAACAAGTCGCACTCCACTTGTTATGCTTGGATTGCTTACCAAACCGCCTATTTAAAAGCCCATTATCCAGCAGAATATATGGCTGCGGTTTTATCCAATAACATGAATGATATTAAATCCGTCACCTTCTTTATGGAAGAATGTAAGCGGATGCGATTACCGGTTTTGGGACCAAGTGTCAATGAGAGTTATTATAAGTTCTCCGTAAATAAGGATAATGCCGTTCGTTTTGGAATGGGAGCGATCAAAGGCGTGGGGCATGGCGCTGTAAAAACTATAGTAGAGAATAGAAAAGAAGATGGGAATTACAAATCTATTTTCGATTTGGCCAAACGTATCGATTTGCGAGCTGCCAATAAAAAAGCTTTTGAAGGTTTAGCAAATGCAGGTGGCTTTGATTGTTTTGCAGATACGCATCGAGCGCAATATTTTGCACACGATGGCGATGGCATTACCTTTTTGGAAAAAGCTGTAAAATATGGCGCCAAACATCAAGAAAATGAAAATTCGGCGCAGGTGAGTTTGTTTGGTGAGGCGAGTGATGTGCAAATTGCCGAACCTGTGGTGCCGCCTTGTGAAGATTGGGGAACGATGGAAAAACTATCGCGTGAAAGGGAAGTGGTTGGGATTTATATTTCTGGTCATCCTTTAGATGATTTTTCTATTGAAATGAAGACTTTTTGCAATGGTGTGGTCGCTCATTTTAATAATTTGGAAGCCATCGTCAATAAAGAAGTCACATTTGGTGGTGTGGTAACAGACGTGCAACATCGTGTGAGTAAGCAAGGTAAAGGTTGGGCAATTTTTACGATTGAAGATTATACAGATAGCCATGAGTTCAGGATTTTTGGAGAAGATTATTTAAAGTTCAGACACTTTTTTGTGATTAACTCTTTTGTGTATGTACGCGCCTTTGTCCGCGAAGGTTGGGTCAATAGGGATACGGGTAAAAAAGGCGATCCAAGAATTCAGTTTAACAGTTTCCAGTTGTTGCATGATGTTATGGATACCTACGCCAAGAAATTATCCATACAACTTAACATTAGGGATTTAGAACAAGATACAATTTCCGTGCTTTACGATTTAATAAAGTTCCATGAAGGCAGTCAAACCTTAAATTTTGTGGTCTATGATAATGCTGAAAAAATAAAAGTACAGATGCCAAGTCGAAAGAATAAGGTTAAGATTTCGCAGGAACTATTGGATGGTTTGAAGGAACATGATGTGATGTATAAGTTGAATTAA
- the trxA gene encoding thioredoxin: MALEITDANFEETVLKSEKPVMVDFWAAWCGPCRMVGPIIDEISTEYDGKAVVGKVDVDANQEFAAKYGVRNIPTVLIFQNGEVVGRQVGVAPKNAYSEAIDALL, from the coding sequence ATGGCATTAGAAATAACAGATGCAAATTTTGAAGAAACGGTATTAAAGAGTGAGAAGCCGGTAATGGTTGATTTTTGGGCTGCTTGGTGTGGACCATGTCGTATGGTTGGACCAATCATTGATGAAATCAGCACAGAATACGATGGTAAAGCTGTAGTTGGTAAAGTTGATGTTGATGCGAACCAAGAATTTGCTGCGAAATATGGTGTTAGAAACATACCTACGGTTTTGATTTTTCAGAACGGAGAAGTTGTGGGTCGCCAAGTTGGCGTTGCACCTAAAAACGCCTATTCGGAAGCGATTGACGCACTTTTATAG